A portion of the candidate division KSB1 bacterium genome contains these proteins:
- a CDS encoding sigma-70 family RNA polymerase sigma factor produces the protein MRNISFFPEQKLLNRIKSNDRTVLGELFVRYKKLVASYVSKHGGDQSDAEDMLQEAIIVVWQKVCSGKFELRSKLSTYILAIVKNKWSAEMRKRSKFSEELPEDISDGNPSTLDGVIKEEEMATVRKALAALNPICKELLMLFYFEERNLRDIARVLGFANPEVAKSKKYQCKKSLETILKQQTAKTERRI, from the coding sequence ATGAGAAATATTAGTTTTTTCCCGGAGCAGAAACTCCTCAACCGAATCAAAAGCAACGACCGCACGGTTTTGGGTGAGCTTTTTGTCCGGTATAAAAAATTAGTCGCGAGTTACGTCTCAAAACATGGCGGCGATCAATCGGATGCGGAGGACATGCTGCAGGAAGCCATTATTGTGGTCTGGCAAAAAGTCTGCTCCGGAAAGTTTGAGTTGAGGTCAAAGTTGAGTACTTATATTTTGGCGATTGTAAAAAACAAATGGAGCGCTGAAATGCGCAAGCGCAGCAAGTTTTCCGAAGAGTTGCCGGAGGATATTTCGGACGGGAATCCTTCAACTTTAGATGGTGTTATTAAAGAGGAAGAAATGGCGACGGTCAGAAAAGCACTGGCAGCACTTAATCCAATTTGCAAAGAATTGCTGATGCTTTTTTATTTTGAAGAAAGAAACTTGCGGGATATTGCAAGAGTTTTGGGATTTGCAAACCCGGAAGTGGCAAAATCCAAAAAGTACCAGTGTAAAAAATCACTGGAAACAATTTTAAAACAACAAACGGCAAAGACCGAAAGGAGAATTTGA